GAAAAGTAGCAACCTTTCAGAGATGGTGTCTTTTTTAGATTTCTTCGGCCCTTCTGAAAATAGAAATTCATTTATGAAAATTGACTCTCCAGAAAATGACATTTTACTGGGCAATAAAATTAGAACCCAGCCCATAAAATACTACAGCCAAGAatattcacaaaccaaacatgcACGAGCCCAAgccaaaataaaataagaatggAGCACAAGCATACAATATCGAAAACCCACCTATTTGGAGCCCAGCCTCTAATTGCAAGAGccaagtcaaaaaaaaaaaatcatggaaCACAGGCCTACGGTTATATAAACCCCATGTAAGAAACCTGACAAAAGCTTGATGTAACAGGTGATACAAACCATTTGGTTTCAAAATGAACTTTGTTTTGCACACGTGTGTATGTTTGTCCttgtctttgtttttgttttatgtttcCAGTTTTTCATTTGCATGCATCAGTGTAATTAGAGCACAAATTAGTGTATATCCAACACAGAATCATACTTAGCGTGCTGCAAACAGTATCCACATCAAAATTCCAACATGTCCAAAAAACAAATCTAAATTGAGTATCCTAGCTAGCTGCTACATAGTCCAGAGAAATTCTATCAGCAACTGCAAAGAGAACAATTATACAAAGTAGATCCTAGTGCTAAAATGAAACAAATACATCACGgcattaaaattatttttttcaggGTTGATCTTCATACACTGAAAAACCTGGACCTGAGGATCCTCTTTAAATTTCAAGAAACTAATTCAAATTCTTGTTGAAATGTAAAGGCAACAAATCTGCATAGTTCAACAAGAAAATTATGAATTAAAAATTTCGTAAATTTTGCAAATTAATCCCATATATGGCataccaaaattttattaaaagtttAAAGTCAGAagcttttttcattttttcagatCCTAAAATATGCAGACACAAAATATGTGGAGTCCAAAAatagaaaagaataaaataataaaataaattaaaacactaatgcaaaaaaaaaaaaaaaaaaaaccactgaACCAAAGATATATTTAAGATGAATATCCAAAACCTTCTGGCAACACTTCTCAGCCCAACTACTGCGCAAATTCAGATTATAACAGATTTTTTCAAGATGAACTCAAGCATAATACAAGGTTCACATATTTTAGACATAAAAGTGATTTCATTTTCCATGCAAAAATTGTTACATCTTTTACTAAAGTGCCAATTTTCTTTAATAAATTTAGCTACCAAAACCTTTGCCAAGATGCTAAGCATCTCTTCTTAATTTGATCCAATTACTGTGGTGATTAGttcaattaaaagaaaaaagttAAAATCCATCATAGAAGTTGATATTTTCTTCTTGCCTTAATACAAAAGCCACATTGTACAAGTTTGATACATTTTAAGTGCTCTTCAGAAAGCATGGGTGACCAAACAAATGTTGGGAACTATGATACTCAGAAATGTGTGTACATGCCTGTATGTGAGGACTTTCAGGAAGTGCACAGACCTTGTCTTCTTAACGGTGGATGTTCAGAAGTACATGAAACAGTTGTATAAAACAAATAATTTTGTATCAGAAATTAGGACATCTATGCAGCAAGTCAACATACTTGTGCATTTGTGATATCTAGCTTTGCCACACCATACCTTGTCCTCAACATTCTTAAATAACGATGATATGGTAGCTTGAACAAGTGAACCATGGTTGTTGTGAGTTAGTCCATCAGACTTGTTCGTAGTAGATTGAAGAAATTTCTTAGACTTTGTCACTGGCGTACTAGATTCTTGCTTTTGCAGAGGAAATTGATTTGTTGCTGCAGCATCTTCTTTGTCAATGTCAAGCACTGTTTTTTGAGCCTGTATCTATCATTTAAGGGAATCAAAATGTAGTGGGAAAAAGAAAGAAGGTAATGCGATTACAAATAAGAACAAAGTTCTAAACATCCAATATAACCACCATCTACAAAAGCTGAAAGGATAATGTAATACACTAATACCAAACAACAATAATTAAAAAGGATATTATCATGACTACAATCGCTTGAAAAATCAAGCTTCGTACCAACTTTCATTTCTTCTTCCTCAGATAACATATCCTCGTCTTCAATTGAATCATCCTCAGAAGAGCCTTCTGCAAAACTGAACTAagaaaagaaataatcaaaactAGATACATCATTTAAAACTTACAAATGAATGACTAGGAATGATATACGAGCAGAAATAATACAAAGAGAATGACAAAAAACCACTCTAGTTTCAGTGGCTTGTGGATAAATAACAACCttcccaaaaatataaatcaagaagaagaaaggaaacaCAGAAAGGGCAAATTTACTAATCCCAGGGGAAAAAACATACTATTACACATTATCTAATTATTTACAACTCTTGATCAAACAGTGCATGATACATCAACTCTCAGAACATCCCTGTCAAATCACTATTTCTGGAACGTGACTGATTCCATCCGAAACCTGATGGAGGCACCAGGCCCAAAGAAGAAATAGTTTGCAAACAATCATCATTTGACTACAAGTAATGCCAATTAAGAAAGAGTatttgttaaaataaaaaatacatatatattttcagAATGCAACCAAAGTGGTTTTACTTTCACTCTTTACTTTGAGCTATGCTTTATATATGTTAaggcttgatacacattgttgacccacaaaataacagcttaaacttttaggtaagtggtaatctaacatggtatcagggCTGGTTACCAAAAGGTCCAAGGAACTAGTCTTATTGCCCACGTTTAATGCAAgtttgttaatatatatatatatattatattaagtTTCCAGTATGGATGTTAATTATTGTTGGCTTATCCCTCAATGTGCAATCAGGCAGCACATGCGTGGCAGTGTTAATGCTTGATATACATTGCTGGCCCACAACctaaagcttaagcttttaggtaaagtcgtAATCTAACAACATACAACATTTTCCTACCCTTCTTGGACTAAATATGCAACAAAACGTATGCTTTGTGTCTTCCTGCCAACCTTAGTACATGTAGAAAAAGTAACAATTTCTAGGAAAACTCAGCAAGTAGGGCTTTCCTTCAGTACTGTTGAACCTAAACTGTAGGGTGAGAAACCACAAGCTCAACAAAAACATTCTTAATGCCCCCTTATACATAGAAGGATTCCACCATTCTCTatatgcatgcataatcatatttTCATCTCAAGAAAAAACATTCTTAATCCCTCCTTACTCGTACAAGGATTTCATCATTTAAAGAAATGATTTATTTatgtgcatgcataatcatattttcatgaatgcACTCCTTATTCATAGCAATCTCTTTATACATAGTAGTGCTGTCTCAAACATGCTAATTTCcatctcaaacaagtgccaatTTCGAGCTTGGCCAACCACCACTTAATGCTGAAATAACCTCCAAAGGTTCAGGGCTTTTCACCCAAGAGAGACAATCCCTCCTTGTTCCTATTTCACAATGACAGCACAGTTATTTCACACAATAGGAATTCAATATATGCACACACAGGTTACGTCACTGAATGTAAACACTATAATGCTTATTAGGCCAATAGCCATAGCGCATAAATTTACCATCTACTGAAAAATTTAATATGTAGCTATGAGACCAAACAGAACATGTGTTGTTATCTATACTAAGTAACCAATAAACAACTTACAAATCCTTTCATAATAGGACTCAAATACATACAGGTCTCTAGTCTTTTTTGTTGGAAAcctccatatttttttttaaaactgcaATCCCTGGATGAataggaaaaattaaaaattaaaaattaaaaaagaacaCCTACCTTGAGTATCAGCTTCTCCAATTTATATTGGGATTCCTCTGAATTTCTTGTACTTTTCCTGATTTtccctattttcttgattttctgcAGAGTTTTCTgttttctctctcttccttcctTTATATCTCTAGAACTAGGATTTACAGCTAATCATCTGCTGCTGGGGTGGAAAGAAGGAAACAAGTGGCTCTGTGGTGCCGCCAGCTGTTGGCCAACTGCCACCACAGGGCTAGAAATGTATCAGGACAGCAGCATCTTGCAGCACGTGGGCTCAGCAGTGCTGCCAACTGCTTCCTAAGTGTCCACTCTTGTTTCAACATGCACCTCTTCTGTTTTTTTCCCCCCTATTCTGCCGCAAAATCCTATTTCTTttatgttttaacttttaacATGGGCCCTTATAATTTCTTTTCATCTAAGCCCTTCACtactaataaattaaataaaatccgACAGTCTATTAACTTAAAACCTAATTAATGCATAGCATGCTTAGAGAAATATCCACTCATACAAGAAAGAGAATGcaacaaccacacaatttatgaAATCAATACAAGTTTACCAGTGTTTAAATGGAATGGTTATGACATCCACCCAGTAAAATGCACATATCCAAGTTTTCTAAAATTGTGTGAACAGTGATTACAGAGCAGCAATGTCCATTCTAATTTCAAAACATTCATTACATTTATAGCACACAGGAATTACATCAATATTAGACTTGATGAAACTGAAAAAGCAGGGATAATGATATTTGCCACACGCATAACACTATCTTAAAATTATTGAAATTGACAGCCACGCGCATAACACTATCTTAAAATTATTGAGATTGACACGCAAATGCACACAAGACCAATTCTTGTGTTGCAGGAGGGAAAATCATATTTTGACTGCACAATGCATCCATTTAATTAATTACACCCATTTCAATTTGAGACATTCAAGAAAAATAAAGCTAAAAACAGACGGCCTACAGAAAGATGTAACCACCCTCATAAAAAAACATATAGCGGCAAAATAGATTTTCTCCAACAGTTGGGTGTCTTAAAATTAGTAAAGCAGCATAGAACAATCAGAGTTAAATAACACGGCTATTACTTGAATTTTTTCCCAGCAGTTCTCGTAGAATGTCGGACTGGGGTTGTCTCTGTTAAGTCTTTAGAATTCTTTTCGCCATCTGATAAATCATCTCCCAGTTCAGCTTTTGGAGACAGTTGTTCCACAATTTTTGTTCCTGGTCTATTACCACCTAATTTAGTTGCAGATGTCACACCTACACCACCTTTAAATTCATATTCGGCATGTCCCTGGAAGCAACAAATTATAAATTGAAACCTAGAATGATTTATTCTTCAGCATCATAAATTACAAAGTGATAACATAAGCATCTGACCATCCAATATTCGCTCGCCGCCCGCCCGGGGGGGTGGGTGGGGGGGAGGAGGGCTGGTTGGGTTTGtaaagagaggaggaggaggtggtGCACTAACCTCATTCAGTTCCTTAGGAAACTCAAGGGGGGCTTCATCAGGGTTTTCATCTTTTTTCCCTATCCACTGTGCATCAGAAAATACAATCTGGAAAAAGCAAGGAGGTAATACAAGATCAGACTTAAAATTAAGAAGAAAACACAGACATACATACCCATCTATGAACAATTGACTTTAAAAAACGGATTTGGTTCGAAATATGCCTGTTTTGTGTTTGAATTAGACATTTCTTTTCAAAGTACTGTATGTTAGTtgtatttcataatttttttatagtAGTATTTCATAAATTTATACACAATAGAAAATTGGCCAAAAGCACTGCATATGACTACAAATGaataatattgagaaaatatattCGAAATGATTAAATTTCCTGATTACTATATTCTACAATTTCTAAGTCATCAAGAAATTAGTAACTCTAGTAGATTCAAATAGCTTGGTTCAATTATGCAagtgaaggagaaattgaagatgtaacACATAGACTTAATGCAAATTAAGTAAAACTGACAAGTACTTCAGGCATATTGTgtgataaaattataaataaggaTTAGAAGTTTGGAAACTAAGAATcaacatatccaaaaaataaaagttgctgaaatgagaatgctaagttGAATGAAGGGTATAACTCTAACAAACAACTTAAGAAATGAACACATTTGCATTATCTACAGCACCTGTAAAAGATAAGGGAAGCTAAGATGGTTTGGGCACGTGCAATGTAGGAAATAATGCACCaatgaggagtgagctagttaatgTTGATGGCAATAGAAGGAAGATTAGACAtagaataacttggaatgagattgTCTGTATTCAACAGCCCTACATTTGTCAGAAAATACTGCCTAAGCATGTGCAGTGTCAAAAAAAGGATTGTAAAGCCAACTGATCTTGAAAGCCACTGTTACCATTATGTAACGACTGTAACAGCAGTTACGCACTAATTTTTTAAGAACCATAAGGAGCCCCTGAAGGAGGAAAGCCCCACTTTTTAGCCGTTTGGGATCTAGTTGAGTCCAAGGTAGCTAAGCAGTTGGATGGGTGtaaaggtaattttttctccTTAGGGGGAGAACTACTCTTATACAGGCCATCTTGTCTACTATTCCTCTGTAACTTCGATCTCCTTTTAGAGTTGCTTGAGGGGTAGCTCAAAGCTTGATAGGGTGATGAGGCATTTTCTTTGGTCAGTTGTGGGGAGAGGAGAGATCATTTAGTTAAGTGAGAGGTAATTTCTTGTAGGTCAAAGGAGGAGGCAGGGCTGgagtcttggtaatttggtgtcaaAAAACATTGTACTTTTGGCTTAATGGTTGTGCATTTTCCCATGGAGGTGAAGCCCCTCTAGCACACAATTCATAAAAAGTAAATTCAGATTACAAGAGAATGAATAggatgcaaatatgggtttttgAAGTTCCTCAGAGAGTCCTTGGAGGTTCATTTCACATGTCTACcttttctttcttcctcttatGAAGTTTCACTTGGGTAAAGACAACATATTTGGTTTTGGGAAGACACTTGGGTGGAAAGGTTGCATTGCACCATTtgttcccttacctatttctgaTGTGATTTCCTCCTTATTTTTGagagccttttttttttccttgagaTTTTCGTTTTAGAAGGGATTTGAATGATAAGAGAGTTTGTGGAGCTTACTTCTTTGTCCATAGTCCTCGAGGTTAGTATCATCTCTCCTCGAGTATCATCTCTGATGGTAATAATGCTAGAAtttggattagactcatcaaggTATTATTCGTGCTAATCTTTCTTTCATATCTAGTCAAGAGGGCACATGGGATATTAAAGCTCCTTCTAAGATAATGGTGTTTGTTTGGTTGGTGGCCTTTCTTGTTACACGTTTTTGTTTGGGCTAATTCTTGAccccaatttttttaattttaagagctttatatattttaattagcTTCAAAGACCCAAATTGGGCTAGCTTTGGGTGAATGTGGACATGAGCAACGACTAGGTTCATAATTGTGGCAAATTGGTGAAAAAAAAGGCATTTTAGAGTGTATTTTGGGAAAGCTAAAGTTATTTGTTCTAAACCATAGTCTTTTGCTTATAAAAAGAAGCATACGGAGCTTAGGAGGGGGGCTATACACGTTTAATAGAGGAGATTTCATGTTGGGAAGAAGGAAGAGTTTTGGGGGGAAGAGAAGATTCTTGGAGAGAAGCTTGAATGCTGCATTGGTTTTTTTGTCTCAATAATGCCTCAATGTTCTATGCTTGTAATTGTATAAGGATTTCTACTTGCTTATATGCTAGCATGAATGCTGCATTGGTTTTTTTGTCTCAATAATGCCTCAATGTTCTATGCTTGTAATTGTATAAGGATTTCTACTTGCTTTGCTCATATTGGTTTGGCTCTGTCTTTTCTAATTGTCATGAAACTTCCTCCATTAGTTTACCGTTGCCTCCTCCTTCTTTTACCCTTCCATTAGTCATGTATATGCATTTGTCTCACACAGATAGTCACATGTAGCACATATGGTAAGGTAAGAAAGGTATTTGAGAAGACCAAGAAAGAGTTTTAAAGACAGACAAAGAGAAGGAGAATATAGAAacgagagagggagggagagagagtgtgtggcTGGAGGTTTTACCTGCTACTGCCGCAGCAGCAGCCACAGCAGTCgccacagcagcagcagcagccgcTGCAGCAGCAGTCACCGCAACAGCCATCACCGCAGCAGCTGCTGCGTCAATAGCAGGAGCAGGGGCCGATGGCCCACAGGAGAGATTTCCGGAGGTCTTCAACAGCAAGGGTGGCAATGGATGGCGATGAGTGAAGACGCCAGAGGTGGTGCTGCTATGGCGCTGCAGCTAAGGTTCGAAGGGAACCCGAGCTGAAATGATGACACTATAGCAGGGAAGAATTCACATGCCCCACACATGTCCTCAAATGGCATGGACCGGTAGACCAGTCCACTTAAGCCGGTTGAccattttcctattttttttatttttatttaatgcttatttctgttttgaaaaatcattaaaattttgtttcttttgaaAACAATTCCCAAAAAATATGAGCAAATcagggaaaattttattttttattttagaataatttttaaggtttttttttcccatttttatttctttttatattttatttaattattttaataaaaatatatttttcttaaataaaaaatttatttccttcaaataaaaaaggattttgtgttttttttagaatttaagcCTCAACATTGCTTCCAACTTTTTTTTCCATTgaattttatttattcataattctggcttgtttttaatttatataaattaatttaaaaatcaaaaaaaaaaaaatcataaagttCTAGGAGATTGTTGAATTGGGCTTTCTTTTCTTAG
This window of the Malania oleifera isolate guangnan ecotype guangnan chromosome 6, ASM2987363v1, whole genome shotgun sequence genome carries:
- the LOC131158413 gene encoding DNA-binding protein RHL1 isoform X4; this encodes MARGTKKDAGGVAPSEENLEVAERKRLKKLALTKNILSETAASASASAFSPLSPSKTVLRHHGKDIIKKSQRKNRFLFSFPGLFAPIAGGKIGELKDLGTKNPVLYLDFPQGQMKLFGTVVYPKNRYLTLQFSRGGKNVMCEDCFDNMIVFSDAQWIGKKDENPDEAPLEFPKELNEGHAEYEFKGGVGVTSATKLGGNRPGTKIVEQLSPKAELGDDLSDGEKNSKDLTETTPVRHSTRTAGKKFNFAEGSSEDDSIEDEDMLSEEEEMKVGTKLDFSSDCSHDKAQKTVLDIDKEDAAATNQFPLQKQESSTPVTKSKKFLQSTTNKSDGLTHNNHGSLVQATISSLFKNVEDKKGRRNLKKTPSLKASGQKSQHMIGTKQKANKAEGPRKKAKMTDDRKAGEEIIKKNNKFEDEEDEVEEFSSASQDNDGSDEDWAA
- the LOC131158413 gene encoding DNA-binding protein RHL1 isoform X1, which gives rise to MARGTKKDAGGVAPSEENLEVAERKRLKKLALTKNILSETAASASASAFSPLSPSKTVLRHHGKDIIKKSQRKNRFLFSFPGLFAPIAGGKIGELKDLGTKNPVLYLDFPQGQMKLFGTVVYPKNRYLTLQFSRGGKNVMCEDCFDNMIVFSDAQWIGKKDENPDEAPLEFPKELNEGHAEYEFKGGVGVTSATKLGGNRPGTKIVEQLSPKAELGDDLSDGEKNSKDLTETTPVRHSTRTAGKKFNFAEGSSEDDSIEDEDMLSEEEEMKVGTKLDFSSDCSHDKAQKTVLDIDKEDAAATNQFPLQKQESSTPVTKSKKFLQSTTNKSDGLTHNNHGSLVQATISSLFKNVEDKVCALPESPHIQKGRRNLKKTPSLKASGQKSQHMIGTKQKANKAEGPRKKAKMTDDRKAGEEIIKKNNKFEDEEDEVEEFSSASQDNDGSDEDWAA
- the LOC131158413 gene encoding DNA-binding protein RHL1 isoform X5, with protein sequence MGLYEGQMKLFGTVVYPKNRYLTLQFSRGGKNVMCEDCFDNMIVFSDAQWIGKKDENPDEAPLEFPKELNEGHAEYEFKGGVGVTSATKLGGNRPGTKIVEQLSPKAELGDDLSDGEKNSKDLTETTPVRHSTRTAGKKFNFAEGSSEDDSIEDEDMLSEEEEMKVGTKLDFSSDCSHDKAQKTVLDIDKEDAAATNQFPLQKQESSTPVTKSKKFLQSTTNKSDGLTHNNHGSLVQATISSLFKNVEDKVCALPESPHIQKGRRNLKKTPSLKASGQKSQHMIGTKQKANKAEGPRKKAKMTDDRKAGEEIIKKNNKFEDEEDEVEEFSSASQDNDGSDEDWAA
- the LOC131158413 gene encoding DNA-binding protein RHL1 isoform X3, which translates into the protein MARGTKKDAGGVAPSEENLEVAERKRLKKLALTKNILSETAASASASAFSPLSPSKTVLRHHGKDIIKKSQRKNRFLFSFPGLFAPIAGGKIGELKDLGTKNPVLYLDFPQGQMKLFGTVVYPKNRYLTLQFSRGGKNVMCEDCFDNMIVFSDAQWIGKKDENPDEAPLEFPKELNEGHAEYEFKGGVGVTSATKLGGNRPGTKIVEQLSPKAELGDDLSDGEKNSKDLTETTPVRHSTRTAGKKFNFAEGSSEDDSIEDEDMLSEEEEMKVGTKLDFSSDCSHDKAQKTVLDIDKEDAAATNQFPLQKQESSTPVTKSKKFLQSTTNKSDGLTHNNHGSLVQATISSLFKNVEDKVCALPESPHIQKGRRNLKKTPSLKASGQKSQHMIGTKQKANKAEGPRKKAKMTDDRKAGEEIIKKNNKFEVLGRMETVWFCGAIS
- the LOC131158413 gene encoding DNA-binding protein RHL1 isoform X2, which codes for MARGTKKDAGGVAPSEENLEVAERKRLKKLALTKNILSETAASASASAFSPLSPSKTVLRHHGKDIIKKSQRKNRFLFSFPGLFAPIAGGKIGELKDLGTKNPVLYLDFPQGQMKLFGTVVYPKNRYLTLQFSRGGKNVMCEDCFDNMIVFSDAQWIGKKDENPDEAPLEFPKELNEGHAEYEFKGGVGVTSATKLGGNRPGTKIVEQLSPKAELGDDLSDGEKNSKDLTETTPVRHSTRTAGKKFNFAEGSSEDDSIEDEDMLSEEEEMKVGTKLDFSSDCSHDKAQKTVLDIDKEDAAATNQFPLQKQESSTPVTKSKKFLQSTTNKSDGLTHNNHGSLVQATISSLFKNVEDKVCALPESPHIQKGRRNLKKTPSLKASGQKSQHMIGTKQKANKAEGPRKKAKMTDDRKAGEEIIKKNNKFEKENKNPSCFKCISPRI